The following nucleotide sequence is from Patagioenas fasciata isolate bPatFas1 chromosome 9, bPatFas1.hap1, whole genome shotgun sequence.
ATCCAGCTCTTATTGAAGGGTTTTGATTCTTTAGTACTTTTAGACACAGGCATCTTTCACAGCTATAGCAATCCGTCAATTCTGACTTCTAACTACAGGATTCTCTTAGACAAATTTTTATTGACGAAAGAGGACCAAGAGCAGATAAAGCTCATTCTGACTTAAGTGACTGGTGACTATCACCAAAAAGGGGAGGAAGGAGATAAATGACTGTAAGtcccacagaaatatttttaatgctttcttctgGAACTCCCTGGCAGTTGTTACGTTAGGCTCTGTTTCGACCTCGcatatgttttaaattaaatatataaaaataaatgttggaAGGACATGTTATCTTTAGGACTTTCTGTTCTGTGGGTGAAAAAACCTAAGCCTTTCGCTGTACATAATTTTAGTATGTAGCTATAGAGCtctgaaaacattaaaaatgaaaataaagcccAAGCTGAACATTTTACTGTAAACggaaagtattaaaaaaagtaaAGTGACCTGGCTGCTTATTGTAAGAACTCCAGTACTTTGGGGAAATCTGGTTTCCCTTCCCAAAGAGAAATGGTCTGGAAGTGTCTGAGGTTCCTGATTTCCCAGGTGATAGACTCTGGGAGCTGTTACAGATTGTGAGGAATGGTTCTTTCTATACGTTTCATGCTCTGATGGGAGGCTTGAGCGTGACTGAGAGAGTGAAGATTGGGACCCGTCATCTTACGCCGTTAGTCCAATGAAATTATTTTGAGCTAAGCTAAATTGtgaatgtgtgtgtatgtctAGATAGTACTGTGGTCTATGCTGTCTCTTAAACACTTGCTTGTATTTTCAAGTGAAATAGCTATTCTATCTGTGATTTTTCTACTTCGTGTGAACTATATTGGCTGAGGGGAGGCTTTCACTGAAGTTCCAATGATCATAAAACAGGAAGTTTGTTCATATAAATTAAAGGGATGTTGCAGGCACTCTGTCCTATTTTGCTCATGATCATTCATGTGGTATTGTCCTATTTTGGTTAAACGCTCTCATTTTCTTAGTATGAAAAGAACAAACAGCAATTTTCTGTGACAAATCTGACAATACCAGGGTTATGTGTATGTGAGAGTAATGGAGATGAAATTTGGGTGGGTAAGAGATTCTGCCCACAAAGGGATGATTTCAGCACATGGAGGTTTTTCTCACCCTGCTAAAAACCAGTCTTACCCCTTGTGGAATGGACACAAACACCTTTTGGTCTCTGGAGCAAGTGATTCCCTCAGAGAAGAGAAGCTTGTACTTGGATACATAGTTTTAGCAGAGGAACCTGTCTGTAGGGAGCAATGCAGTGACCCTGTGTGCTGTTCTGTGTACACAGAGTAAAGGTTTTAATTTAAACCAGCAAGCTTCTGTCTCCTTGCTGACTTCATCACAGAGCATCAACCTGCAGCGTGTTCTGTCTTCCTGCCAGTGTGAACGTTAAATCAGTGTTTGCACAGAGATACTTTTCTTATAAAAATGTACTTTGAAGAGACTGAAGATGATGAGAACTGAAGTCAGATACTCAAACTGCTTTAGCTCTTCTTTATTTCCCTCTTCCTGTAGGCTACAGGCTGTAGATATTGGTAATTTATCATGGAATGAGGTTGTGGTTGCCACCACGGGGTTGGGATTAAAGTAGAGGAGACTTAGGAGGAGAGGAATTAATATAAATTTATAAGATATTGCTTGcataaataacagaaaacaatAGTATTTATACCCTCTTACAGCACAGTTACCTAGAATAATACATACAGTAATACTATGATGGGACATGGCTGCCATTCCACTATACGTAGCTGACTTGTTCTTCTGTTTTATCAACTTCATTCTCTGTGAGCAGCAATGTATCCAGCAGAATGGCCGATGAGGTTTGGATGGGTGAGCTCCTCAGCCTCATTGGGCTCTGGTACATAATGGGGTTAATCCCATTTCTCATCCCATGCATGACAAAGAGCTTGGAATTTTCTGCCACAGAGCTTCTGAAAAAGATCCTGCTGGAGCGCTTCCGAAGGGCCTTGAGAGGCTTTGTGGTCCGATAGTTGCAAGTGATATACCTGCTGAAAGCTTCCCTAAATGTTTTGTTGAAGAGCGTATAGACAAGAGGGTTCACTCCTGAGGATACATATCCTATCCAAACAAATATCTCCATAAGCTTTTGAAAAACCTCCTTGTTGCAGGAGTTGCACAGAACTGAACTTATGTTTGTTATGAAGAACGGGCACCACatcaacaagaaaagaaaaaacacaatccCCAGAACTTTTGATGCCCTTTGTTCATTGGTTATTGTTTGCATGGACTTCCTCCCAATCGTAGATGTTCTGCAGAGGGGCATGTCATTGGACAAAGTCTTGTCCTTTCTGGAGCCATTCAGCATGGCCACCTTTTCTGGCGAGGAGGCAGGTGTTGTGTCACGCTGAAACACTGTGGACACTGTGGACCAAGTGAAACGCTGAGGTGGCTTGTTGATCAGGTAGGCCTTCTTGCGCAGCACTTGGATTGTCAGAAAATAAGTCACTATCATGATAgcgaggggaatgaagaacgcaGCCACTGATCCGTACAGAATGAAGTCAGGAAAACGATCTGGCGCCAGGACACACGTGATGTTCGTAGAGTTGCCATTTCCATCTTCAATGCCTCTGATAGGGACCGGAATAGCAATGCCTACAGGAGAAAAATCAAGTACTTCAGCTTATGGTATTTGCTTGCAATTTCTATTTTGAGGGGGCCTGAAGCCTCAGGGTCTCTAAAGAAAAGTAGTTCCTGAGCCCTGGGGCAGGCACACGGTGACAGAGAACGGGAATTGAGAGCATCATATGGGTAATTGGGCAAGCAGCTCTTTGTGAGACTTGGCAAGCTCCGCTTTAGCAGAGTGTCGTGTCTAAGGAGACTGGACCTAACCCGTAGTGATTGAGGAAGCCCTATGAAGTTGCCAACTTCTCAAGTGTAGAACACATTAATTGCTTTGACTCTAGTTGTTAGAGTTAATACGACTTTTCCTCCCGTGAAATGTGTTTCCCTAATGCTATCTGCTTTTATGTTTTTACCTCTCAGGGTAACCTTTGCACTTTTTGAAGGGCAGTTCTGCAAAAATGTaaaagttttctttccttcttatcTTAACCGCATCAAGTGAGTGGTCACagacagttgattttttttttccctgcttcactctttcatatatatataaatagttaAACAAATGCCAGAATTATGCAGTGTGTGTTTGAGATAGATTCATTGTTTAAAGTCTCTTGCATATTTAAGAGTGTTTAAATGAGGCCAGCTAGCTCTGTAATTCaccactcatttaaaaaaaaaaaaccttaacagtcttgtattttaaatgaattttttatAACTGCTGAATTACAGTCAGCACTTCATTTGCCAGCAATCTGACATTACAACGAAAACAAAAGGTTCCTTGCTGTCTGGTGAAGGTTATTTGTGCTCTGTTTCCTGATACCACTTAATGAGGTCTGGGGATTTACCGTATTCCTCTGCTCCCCTGCTTACTGAAGTTGGTTGAGAGCAGCAAGAGGAAAATGGTTTACCCTTCAGCCACTTGATCCCTTTCTTGCTAAGAGGCACGTCAGATACAGCAAACATTTGCAATGAGGCTTGGGCCAAATTAGCCTTTGATTTGGAGAACCCTGGCTCAGCTGCAGAGTACTTTTGTGTTAGATAAAAAAAGAACCTCAAAAGTATAGCGCTGATTAATAACAATAAAATCAAGCATTAAACGGTCAGCTTGTGTCTTATCATGCTAGCAGTTTCCTACTTTTGTGATTAAATAAAGCATCTCTTCTGCTATCATCACAACTCTTCCATAAATTTTTTTCAAGTTGGAATTTCTGAGTGTGGGCACGTGTGCCTTGGCCTCAAAGGTGGATGTACCCGTTATCCTGTGCGTCATTGACCTTTATAATCCAGAATGATTTTGTTCTTTCTCTTGCACACAGAGTGTGCAGCACTATGCCTACGGCTGCCTGCAGCACGCCTTGACTTATTTGAATTAAGTGTTTTCACCTCCTTAGCTCACTTAACAGGTTTATTTTCTTAAGCATTAAAGACAGGTGAGGTGCTACATGCACATCGGAGACGTGCTCATGTCGTCAAAGTTTATACATTGGCATCCTGTATAGAAACCGTTcagggtttgttgtttggtttatttttgcctAGAAGTTAGCCCTTCTATATGCCATATTGCCTGGGCACCTCCGTCTGCAGTGTGAATGTTACCAGCCACTCATTTGTATTTCAATCTTTGATGTAAgtaattaacctttttttttttacttgcttcgTGGGACAATTGTAAGGCACAGATTTTAGCAGCATCTTCTCAGGGCTTGAAATTGTGCTTGAGACAGAATATACTGCAACAGGAGACCGGCTATGCCTGCAGATATTGCCTTCTGAGTTTTGGACTTTTAGGACCATGAAGAAGAGCGATGATTATCCCTACTTAATCCGTGCCCTCTCTGGTAAACCTGATAAGGAGCAGCAGTTCTTAGGATGTGACCGTGTATGATCCAAGAGGTGGACTTAGGCCAGCCCAAGTGTTAGGGTCTAATAACCAATAGTGCTCTGCCGAATTTTCCATTTTGCCCAGCTTTCACCTATTATTTTGGACACAAAAAGCTTCTGCATTCCTTTTTGACTCTCCAAGTCTCACATACCTATTGAAATGAGCCAAACCACGATGATTTTGATGATTGTTGTAGCCCATGAATTGTACTGACTAGCCTGGATTGGCTTTTTAATGGCAATATAGCGGTCTAGTGAGATGGCACAGAGGTGCATGATGGAAGCTGTGGAAAAGAGGACGTCAAGGAACAGCCAGATGGGACACAAGGCAGTTGGGAGAGGCCAGGCGTtgtctgaaagagaacagaaaactcaTTAGAATCCAAGCTTTTGGAGAGTTTCCAGTGTGCGGTTTTCCCTCGGCATCAGTATTACAGGAACTGAGCTTTGCTGCCACCTCAGCAGGATTGTCTTATGGTTTAGGTAGCTCCCAAGTGGGATGGTTGCTGCCATCGTATTGATCAGGCTGTTTGTGCATTCTGAGCCTTTCCCagtttttttgtccttttcagaTCATAAGCTCTTTGTGGCAAGGACTCTGGATACAAAAGTGTTTGAAATATGGGCCGTGACTGTGCTTGTTTCTTGTGCCCTGCTGTTAAACGGTTATTTTCAGCTATGTCTCCAGTGATTCAAGGTTGTATTAAATGAAGGAGATAATGGGTCATAAGCAATGTATATTAATCAATCATAGCAGAATCTCAGTGGTGATCTTGAAGAATCTGGTTCACAGTTTTGAAGTGGGTTTACTGCGTCACTTGGCCAGATACAACTGAGCACTAGTGTGGCAAGGCAGGGCTGTTCTGTCTCTGTAATGATTTTGTAGAAATTGAAGAGTTTTCTTGTGTGTCGTTAGTCGTCATTGTTTTTTCAAGAGGAATGGCTTGGATTTTAAGTCTCACATCCTGTTTCTTACAGTAGTTATCTGTCTTTAACGTTAATCTCTATAGTGAACATAGGTTCTGCCAGCTGCATTGTGTCCAAGATAAAGGGGATTTAATGTTCAGCTTTCCGAAAGGCTCGTATTTTTGAGAGCTGGGTCTCCCCTATCAACATTTACAATACCAAACCAAATGGATTTTAATGAAACAGtaatcatttttatttcttagCTGCTT
It contains:
- the HTR2B gene encoding 5-hydroxytryptamine receptor 2B isoform X1, with translation MSHPLHFLNGSGAGNGSLSPLSVTAEPKQDDPSDEQGNKVCWAALLILLVIIPTIGGNILVILAVSLEKKLQYATNYFLTSLAVADLLVGLFVMPIALLIILFDNAWPLPTALCPIWLFLDVLFSTASIMHLCAISLDRYIAIKKPIQASQYNSWATTIIKIIVVWLISIGIAIPVPIRGIEDGNGNSTNITCVLAPDRFPDFILYGSVAAFFIPLAIMIVTYFLTIQVLRKKAYLINKPPQRFTWSTVSTVFQRDTTPASSPEKVAMLNGSRKDKTLSNDMPLCRTSTIGRKSMQTITNEQRASKVLGIVFFLFLLMWCPFFITNISSVLCNSCNKEVFQKLMEIFVWIGYVSSGVNPLVYTLFNKTFREAFSRYITCNYRTTKPLKALRKRSSRIFFRSSVAENSKLFVMHGMRNGINPIMYQSPMRLRSSPIQTSSAILLDTLLLTENEVDKTEEQVSYV
- the HTR2B gene encoding 5-hydroxytryptamine receptor 2B isoform X2 gives rise to the protein MSHPLHFLNGSGAGNGSLSPLSVTAEPKQDDPSDEQGNKVCWAALLILLVIIPTIGGNILVILAVSLEKKLQYATNYFLTSLAVADLLVGLFVMPIALLIILFGIAIPVPIRGIEDGNGNSTNITCVLAPDRFPDFILYGSVAAFFIPLAIMIVTYFLTIQVLRKKAYLINKPPQRFTWSTVSTVFQRDTTPASSPEKVAMLNGSRKDKTLSNDMPLCRTSTIGRKSMQTITNEQRASKVLGIVFFLFLLMWCPFFITNISSVLCNSCNKEVFQKLMEIFVWIGYVSSGVNPLVYTLFNKTFREAFSRYITCNYRTTKPLKALRKRSSRIFFRSSVAENSKLFVMHGMRNGINPIMYQSPMRLRSSPIQTSSAILLDTLLLTENEVDKTEEQVSYV